ACAAGTTTCTTGCTATCTTTATCGACCAACACCTTTGCATCATAGTCATTCAACTGGTTGTTCTGATCTGTCGCTATAATGTCAAAGCCGTAGGTTGTTCCTTGTGCCGTCTCGAACAATACTGCCTCTAACAAGGCGGTGAAAACCAACTTGccattattgattttattgtaTTCATTGAGCGCAAACGTTGCTAGTCCTACCACATTGGGGTCCTTTGTGTTTAAAGGGACGAAACCATAATCAGCACCCGGTGACGGGGAGGGTGCAGCATCCGGAACCAGGACTTTCCGGCCGCCGGTGAAGGCGGCAGAGACCCCAAAAATAGAGGAGGCCATCAAGAAAGCAGAGACCATGAGGAAAGTGAAAGATTTTATGGCCATTTTGGAGTTGGGTGTGTGGAATAGGGGTCGTTTGGtttggtatttataatgtGTGTTGGGAGGGGTAATAATTTTGGGTTCCGGATTCGGAGCACCAAATTATACATGGATTGGTAAGTTCACAGAGATTCACTGTTTGTTTCTTGCAAGTTTTTAGTAATCTGCAGGTAATATTTGTAGAATTTGAGAAGATCATATGCTGCAAGATTGTGTAAATTTGCATTGCAAATCATAAGCTTGTAATCAAATGCTGCAGATATTGCCATACACTTGATatatgattgatcattttttctgAACTATACACAAGTttcacaacaaatatattgcacttgtcatataattagtttaaatataaCCAAATATGGTTTGGATTAGAATTTCCCATTATGTTTATTCACTAAggaatatatattagataccCTGTACTTTGTAATCTGTTTTATGTGTAAGAAAAAATCCAAAGCTAGCTTGGTATAGAAAGCATTTctgaaattctaaaaaatttccTTGAttcattaacaaaaatattattttaaccaATCTTCTCTAGAGCAtctaatgatttttttctaaatatagaaaattaagaaaatatttgtttatttggattttgttAACTAGATGTAGTTAGAGATGTTCAGCATTTTGTATATACAAGTCCAAGAAAATAACGAGGTACAAAATCAACCTATATATACCTTTACAAATTGAAATTCTTATGTGTTACATAAAtgtaacaagaaaatatttatatcccgacaaaaaatatatatatatcgaaataaaaaattacaaagcaGAGAAATTGATTTCACCCAAAATTAAGGCATCGCCAGACTTGTTAACTAGCTCCTAGACAAGTTCTGCAGTGGCTCATTTGTCCCGAAAACAAAAGCTCctgcaacaacaaaaaaatcgaATTCAACACAATTTCAAAGTAAAGCATCATCCTATACGAAACCCAAATCAGAAATTAGAACTCACCAAGTGTCGGCATAAGAACAGATAACACAAGAATGCCAGCAATTTTGAGCGGAGTCCCTGTTATCAACATATCATTGATCTCAATATGCCCTGTCGTGAACCCAACGATGTTGGAAGGCGTCCCAGTCGGCAACAAAAATGCAAACTGTGCTCCAATAGAACCAGGAATTATGAGCAGCAGCGGGTGCCGATGCATAGTTTGTGCAATTTGAATTAGAAGGGGAATGACAAGGGTCGTGGTGGCGTTGTTGGAGGTAAATTCGGTAATGGTGCTGCTAATGAGGCACACGGCCGGGGCGATGGCCCAGTACGGCGCTTTCTCTAA
This genomic window from Sesamum indicum cultivar Zhongzhi No. 13 linkage group LG12, S_indicum_v1.0, whole genome shotgun sequence contains:
- the LOC105175409 gene encoding uncharacterized protein LOC105175409, with translation MAIKSFTFLMVSAFLMASSIFGVSAAFTGGRKVLVPDAAPSPSPGADYGFVPLNTKDPNVVGLATFALNEYNKINNGKLVFTALLEAVLFETAQGTTYGFDIIATDQNNQLNDYDAKVLVDKDSKKLVFFTENQ